The following proteins are encoded in a genomic region of Chryseobacterium cucumeris:
- a CDS encoding MFS transporter, with translation MAIMMGKDDTGKVGKRKKPDLSMLQIINMSMGFLGIQMAFGLQNGNASRILGNLGADVHELSWFWLVAPITGLIVQPIIGHMGDNTWSPLGRRKPYFLIGAVLCAIGLVLLPNAASVTQMFAANALLLAVIFLAMMDASVNIAMEPFRALVGDMLPKHQGTIGFSVQTILIGIGAVLGSYLPDWLTKMGISNEAPAGFVADNVIYSFYIGAGLLIISILYTIMTTREYSPQEFADFEDGKDADQHNSKFSDIFKDFAAIPLQMKKLGIVQFFSWFALFTMWVFTTSALATHHFGLSPEDTHSKAFNDAGDLTGKLFGMYNLWAIPFAFLLTPIAKKIGKKQTHALALLCGGLGLVSMYFIKDVNNLWISMIGLGFAWASILAMPYAMLIEVIPQRKMGVYMGIFNFFIVIPQIINGLFGGPIVSGIFGKQAMDYVVVGGVCMLIGAVVTMIFVKSEDETAKEIEEEIKQVHF, from the coding sequence ATGGCAATAATGATGGGGAAAGACGATACTGGGAAGGTAGGAAAAAGGAAAAAGCCAGACTTATCCATGCTCCAGATTATCAATATGAGCATGGGATTCCTGGGAATTCAGATGGCATTCGGATTACAGAATGGAAATGCGAGCCGTATTCTGGGGAATTTAGGAGCAGATGTTCACGAATTATCCTGGTTCTGGCTGGTGGCTCCTATTACAGGACTCATTGTTCAACCTATTATCGGCCATATGGGTGATAATACATGGAGTCCGTTGGGAAGGAGAAAGCCTTATTTCCTTATTGGCGCTGTTTTGTGTGCGATAGGATTGGTTCTCCTTCCAAATGCAGCATCCGTTACTCAGATGTTTGCCGCCAATGCACTTTTGTTAGCGGTAATATTTTTAGCCATGATGGATGCTTCAGTGAATATTGCCATGGAACCTTTCCGGGCTTTGGTAGGAGATATGCTCCCGAAACATCAGGGTACGATAGGATTTTCTGTACAAACAATTCTGATTGGAATCGGAGCGGTATTAGGCTCTTATCTTCCGGACTGGTTAACAAAAATGGGGATTTCCAATGAAGCACCGGCAGGATTTGTAGCAGATAATGTTATTTACTCTTTTTATATTGGCGCGGGATTGCTTATCATATCAATTCTATACACGATCATGACAACCAGAGAATATTCTCCACAGGAATTTGCTGATTTTGAAGATGGAAAAGACGCAGACCAACATAATTCTAAGTTTTCAGATATTTTCAAAGATTTTGCAGCAATTCCTTTGCAGATGAAAAAGCTGGGAATTGTTCAGTTTTTCTCATGGTTCGCATTGTTTACCATGTGGGTATTTACCACCAGTGCTCTGGCCACTCATCATTTCGGACTTTCCCCGGAAGATACCCATTCCAAGGCATTCAATGATGCAGGTGACCTTACCGGAAAGCTCTTCGGAATGTACAATCTCTGGGCGATTCCGTTCGCATTTCTGCTGACTCCAATAGCAAAAAAGATTGGTAAAAAGCAGACTCATGCTTTAGCTTTATTATGTGGAGGTTTGGGATTGGTTTCCATGTATTTCATTAAAGATGTCAACAATTTATGGATCTCAATGATCGGATTAGGCTTTGCCTGGGCAAGTATTTTAGCAATGCCTTATGCAATGCTTATTGAGGTGATTCCACAACGGAAAATGGGCGTTTATATGGGAATATTCAATTTCTTTATTGTGATTCCTCAGATCATCAATGGTTTGTTCGGAGGTCCCATCGTAAGCGGGATTTTCGGAAAACAGGCGATGGATTATGTTGTGGTAGGAGGCGTTTGCATGCTGATTGGAGCTGTAGTGACCATGATTTTTGTGAAATCTGAAGATGAAACCGCTAAGGAAATTGAAGAAGAAATCAAGCAGGTACATTTTTAA
- a CDS encoding nuclear transport factor 2 family protein, with protein MKKLTTAYTLILFLLGVSLLTAQSKTGFEKEKSEITTMLDTFNAMAAKADYDAYFNLFADESTFIGTDATEIWDKKAFMVWAKPYFDKKKTWNFKALKRNIYFSKDGKLAWFDELLDTQMKICRGSGVVEKINGSWKVKQYVLSVTVPNEVVDKVVIEKAPIEDALIQKLKS; from the coding sequence ATGAAAAAACTAACGACTGCTTATACATTAATCCTTTTTTTACTGGGGGTTTCTTTACTTACAGCACAGTCGAAGACCGGATTTGAAAAAGAAAAATCGGAAATCACTACCATGCTTGATACCTTCAATGCAATGGCGGCAAAAGCAGATTATGATGCCTATTTTAATCTGTTTGCAGATGAATCTACCTTTATCGGTACAGACGCTACTGAAATCTGGGACAAAAAAGCATTTATGGTATGGGCAAAACCTTATTTTGACAAAAAGAAAACCTGGAATTTTAAAGCCCTTAAAAGAAATATTTACTTCAGCAAAGACGGAAAACTGGCCTGGTTTGACGAATTGCTGGATACACAGATGAAGATCTGCAGAGGCTCAGGAGTGGTAGAGAAAATCAACGGAAGCTGGAAGGTAAAACAATATGTTCTTTCTGTGACAGTGCCTAATGAGGTTGTTGATAAAGTGGTTATTGAGAAGGCCCCTATCGAAGATGCATTAATTCAAAAACTGAAGTCGTAA